The nucleotide sequence CTGAAGAACCTGGCGGGCGAGGAGCAAGGGCAGGCCCTGCTGGGCGAGCACTGGGAGAAGGCCAGCCCCGAGCAGCGAAAGCAGTTCGTGCGGGACTTCCAGGCCCTCTTCGCCGCCCTCGCCTTCCCCAAGATCCGCAAGGCCTTCGAGCACCTCGAGACCATCGTCTACGGCGAGCCGACGATCGAGGGGAAGAAGGCCACCCTCGAGTCCACCCTGGTGGTCCTCCACCCGGTGAAGAAGCAGGAGTACCGGGTGAAGTACGACCTGCTGCAGCAGGGGAAGGACTGGAAGGTGGTGGACGTCCAGGTGCTCGGCACCGGGCGCCCGAGCATGCTCATCGGCATCCGCGACGAGCAGGTGAAGCCCATCCTCGAAGAGGGCGGCGTCGAGGCGGTCCTGCAGGTGATGACCGAGCGCCTCGAGCAGATCGCCAAGGCCAAGAAGGCCGGCTGACGCACCCCGGCCCCACCCGACACTCCATCGAGGCAGCGGCATGAAGAACATCTTCGAGGAGCACCTCGCTGCAGGGTTCGCGCGCGCCATCTCCCACTGGCC is from Deltaproteobacteria bacterium and encodes:
- a CDS encoding ABC transporter substrate-binding protein, which gives rise to MRSRSWSWLFGAMALLLSVPGSAIAAGPAQKALEKPIRTLVSAVRYEKDALALKNLAGEEQGQALLGEHWEKASPEQRKQFVRDFQALFAALAFPKIRKAFEHLETIVYGEPTIEGKKATLESTLVVLHPVKKQEYRVKYDLLQQGKDWKVVDVQVLGTGRPSMLIGIRDEQVKPILEEGGVEAVLQVMTERLEQIAKAKKAG